One Spirochaeta africana DSM 8902 genomic window carries:
- a CDS encoding dihydroorotate dehydrogenase electron transfer subunit — MKHLHLTILSQRQVAEGYYEIGFSWPHDLAPPVPGQFFTVRVGSGPAPLLRRPFAFSGFTAGTAIPDAGTPDSPHTGEARCIYQKRGPATQSMTGMAVGESLDVLAPLGTAFPEHPEQGRPVLIAGGVGVGPMLYLAESWRSLQPLLIIGARSTAFLPLEALPNGIETILCTDDGSHGSQGTTIDALNTACSQNPDLSDNLGSVYACGPNPMLAASHRWALEHQRTCYVSMEQTMGCAVGACMGCVVPVHGPQPYARVCMEGPVFDSQLIDWEGLQHG, encoded by the coding sequence ATGAAACACCTGCACCTTACCATCCTCTCGCAGCGACAGGTTGCGGAGGGTTATTACGAGATCGGCTTCAGCTGGCCGCACGACCTTGCCCCGCCGGTACCGGGGCAGTTTTTCACGGTTCGCGTCGGCAGCGGCCCGGCCCCGCTCTTGCGGCGCCCCTTTGCCTTTAGCGGGTTTACCGCCGGAACTGCTATCCCCGATGCCGGAACCCCGGATTCACCCCATACCGGCGAGGCCCGCTGCATCTACCAGAAACGCGGCCCGGCCACCCAAAGCATGACCGGGATGGCAGTCGGTGAGTCCCTCGATGTCCTGGCACCACTGGGTACTGCCTTTCCGGAACACCCTGAGCAGGGACGCCCGGTGCTGATCGCCGGGGGTGTAGGTGTTGGTCCGATGCTCTATCTGGCAGAGTCATGGCGATCGCTGCAGCCGTTATTGATAATCGGGGCCCGATCGACAGCCTTTCTGCCGCTCGAGGCCCTGCCGAACGGGATCGAAACCATCCTGTGTACCGACGACGGCAGCCACGGAAGCCAGGGCACAACAATCGATGCCCTGAACACCGCGTGCAGCCAGAACCCGGACCTGTCCGACAATCTCGGCAGCGTGTACGCCTGCGGCCCGAACCCGATGCTGGCCGCCAGCCATCGCTGGGCCCTTGAGCATCAGCGCACCTGCTATGTATCCATGGAACAAACCATGGGCTGTGCAGTTGGTGCCTGTATGGGATGCGTCGTGCCGGTGCATGGCCCGCAGCCGTACGCCCGGGTCTGCATGGAAGGCCCGGTATTCGATTCACAGCTGATTGACTGGGAGGGTTTGCAGCATGGCTGA
- a CDS encoding RrF2 family transcriptional regulator: MFTLSSRGLYGLTAVLELGLRADTGPIQIKEIAAAHGIPQHYLEQILVALKKGGLVQSFRGNQGGYALNGRADQLRVYDVLACLEGELEVAPGVSGASRLGFYMTNIQKAIYRELDITIADLMQQYQESQQAFNYSI; encoded by the coding sequence TTGTTCACACTATCGTCTCGAGGTTTATATGGTCTTACTGCAGTGCTCGAACTGGGGTTGCGCGCCGACACCGGCCCGATACAGATCAAGGAGATAGCTGCCGCCCACGGAATACCCCAGCACTACCTTGAACAGATCCTGGTTGCACTGAAGAAGGGCGGTCTGGTGCAGAGCTTTCGCGGCAATCAGGGAGGATATGCCCTGAACGGCAGGGCCGATCAGCTGCGGGTATACGATGTGCTGGCCTGCCTGGAGGGTGAGCTGGAGGTAGCCCCGGGAGTCAGCGGGGCGTCGCGGCTGGGGTTCTATATGACCAACATACAGAAGGCCATCTACCGGGAGCTGGATATAACTATCGCCGACCTGATGCAGCAGTACCAGGAAAGCCAGCAGGCCTTTAACTACAGCATCTGA
- a CDS encoding recombinase family protein: MPKFYGYARVSTQDQSDRSLELQLIYLRKKAERQELEFVPIQEKASGSSFDRPEFQRMLKMVQAGDYVGVYDNSRFGRNTEESIASLKLLHSKHVNVMIGESKIDPDAPRDKLLFSIEAAISDFYRTELRMKSESGIEMAKKDGDWIFTSRLYGYRQDESQTVHIVEEEAKVIRYIFNCYDRGESIYKITNDMNSYGWRTRTGKEFHASTVRRYILKPIYMGYYKEKGSGGQRGQDSAPYEFDNLVKSKKYPPIVDEDLWYRVFDSYRGVKRKHAVQLQYRYSGYTLTGLLKCFYCFKLGKATTYVHNISTVSKKQDKLYANYVNRTHLKSCGQKYHTFREIILEDLFEFCFYLVFANYREIEQIAEEHIRKIQNAIGDLNKQKNEIESDIKNLKKDKQKLIQLYLNLNNDSDVQNQIESVNQEIKSLQQSKSLVESKITMASSAYESVGESYQFEKLNDFVLLRDIPYDYDPNVEQENIAVHKKKKRDIYRELIQNAWVYNEKIVIRYTNTKTFIIQLERNRGRVVQTEFTIKVCFNGRYQYTVKFDHKNRTFEIVDVDMKKNVDLSLKDISPEKVYEGHKQTIENDISEVLALAREIKATGNLDY, translated from the coding sequence ATGCCAAAGTTTTATGGATATGCAAGAGTTTCGACCCAAGATCAGTCTGATAGAAGTCTTGAACTGCAATTGATTTACCTAAGAAAAAAAGCGGAGCGCCAAGAACTTGAATTTGTGCCAATACAAGAAAAGGCATCCGGTTCCAGTTTTGACAGGCCAGAATTTCAAAGAATGTTAAAAATGGTACAAGCTGGTGATTATGTTGGGGTATACGACAATTCAAGATTCGGCCGGAATACTGAGGAATCAATAGCCTCATTAAAATTGCTCCACAGTAAGCATGTAAACGTGATGATCGGTGAATCTAAAATTGATCCAGATGCTCCAAGAGATAAACTCCTATTTAGCATTGAAGCTGCTATATCAGATTTTTATAGGACGGAGCTTCGCATGAAAAGTGAATCAGGTATTGAAATGGCTAAGAAGGATGGTGATTGGATATTTACTTCACGACTGTATGGCTATCGTCAGGATGAATCGCAGACTGTTCATATTGTTGAAGAAGAAGCAAAAGTCATTAGATATATTTTTAATTGTTACGATCGTGGGGAATCAATTTACAAAATAACTAATGATATGAATAGCTATGGTTGGAGAACAAGAACTGGTAAAGAGTTTCATGCCTCTACAGTTCGTAGATATATTCTAAAGCCAATTTACATGGGTTATTATAAAGAGAAAGGTTCTGGAGGACAAAGAGGGCAAGACTCTGCTCCGTATGAGTTTGATAACTTGGTGAAATCAAAAAAATACCCGCCTATTGTAGATGAAGACTTATGGTATAGAGTATTCGACTCATACAGAGGTGTGAAACGTAAGCATGCTGTTCAGTTACAATATCGGTACAGTGGTTACACATTAACAGGACTATTAAAGTGTTTTTACTGTTTCAAACTTGGTAAAGCTACAACCTATGTTCATAATATTAGTACAGTTAGTAAAAAACAAGATAAATTGTATGCGAATTATGTCAACCGAACTCATTTGAAGAGTTGTGGTCAGAAATATCACACGTTTCGTGAGATAATATTAGAAGATTTGTTTGAGTTTTGCTTTTATCTTGTTTTTGCTAATTATCGAGAGATAGAACAAATAGCTGAAGAGCATATCAGAAAAATACAGAATGCTATCGGTGATCTAAATAAACAAAAAAATGAAATAGAATCAGATATAAAAAATTTAAAAAAAGACAAGCAAAAACTGATACAGCTCTATTTGAATTTAAATAATGATTCTGATGTGCAAAATCAAATAGAATCAGTGAATCAAGAAATAAAATCTTTACAGCAAAGCAAGAGTTTGGTTGAGAGTAAAATTACAATGGCCAGTTCTGCCTATGAATCTGTTGGCGAATCATACCAATTCGAAAAATTGAATGATTTTGTTTTACTGCGTGATATTCCATATGACTATGATCCAAATGTCGAACAAGAAAATATAGCAGTTCATAAAAAAAAGAAGCGAGACATATACAGGGAATTGATCCAGAATGCGTGGGTGTATAACGAGAAAATTGTAATACGTTATACAAATACCAAAACTTTTATAATACAACTTGAGCGTAACCGTGGTCGTGTAGTGCAGACTGAATTTACGATCAAGGTTTGTTTCAATGGAAGATATCAGTATACTGTGAAATTTGATCATAAAAATAGAACATTTGAAATTGTCGATGTCGATATGAAAAAAAATGTTGATCTATCACTCAAAGATATTTCACCAGAAAAAGTATATGAAGGTCATAAACAAACAATAGAGAATGATATTTCAGAAGTATTAGCTTTAGCGAGAGAGATCAAAGCAACAGGAAATCTTGATTATTAA
- a CDS encoding helix-turn-helix domain-containing protein, with protein MPSEFEGLTVYTAEEIAQKLDIAIGTVREKLRDGKLHGRKLGKKWFVPAESLREYFLAEAEAEEHSE; from the coding sequence ATGCCATCAGAATTCGAAGGTCTTACAGTTTATACCGCTGAAGAAATTGCTCAAAAATTAGATATCGCTATTGGTACCGTTCGTGAAAAACTGCGTGACGGTAAACTGCATGGACGTAAGCTTGGTAAAAAATGGTTTGTACCAGCGGAGAGTTTGCGTGAATATTTCCTGGCAGAAGCAGAAGCCGAAGAGCATAGTGAATGA
- a CDS encoding ParA family protein: MFTVVFSSIKGGVSKSSSAILLSNFLAALGYRILCIDADIQNSLSFYYCDNPDLMEEKNLAFALHGGNIIGNIIASNIENIDLIPSSFSLVDLRAIATNKLKNLMTKAELDYDFCIIDCAPTYDNIVLNALNCADLIISPSRLSQFDFKSLLFLQEKLLTETMNDADWRILFSFYQAPRTENPDLLANQYLELFHSQFDNIFPFQIPQSTLIPKIIDAGEKLSDAKSKSKIMEPIKALADYVIHAHEQEAEYGKTLAG, translated from the coding sequence ATGTTTACCGTTGTTTTTAGTTCAATAAAAGGCGGAGTCAGTAAAAGCAGTTCGGCGATTCTGTTATCTAATTTTTTGGCAGCTCTCGGATATCGTATTCTGTGCATCGATGCGGATATCCAGAACAGCCTTTCCTTTTACTATTGCGATAATCCTGATCTAATGGAGGAAAAGAATCTGGCGTTTGCACTTCATGGCGGTAATATCATTGGCAACATCATAGCATCGAATATAGAAAACATTGATCTGATTCCGTCATCGTTCAGCCTTGTCGATCTTCGAGCTATAGCGACTAATAAGCTGAAGAACCTGATGACGAAAGCTGAATTGGATTACGACTTCTGCATTATTGATTGTGCTCCTACATACGATAACATAGTACTGAATGCCTTGAACTGTGCTGATCTTATCATTTCTCCATCACGGCTCAGTCAGTTCGATTTTAAGTCACTGCTATTCCTGCAAGAGAAGCTATTAACAGAAACGATGAATGATGCTGACTGGCGGATTCTGTTTTCATTCTACCAGGCACCTCGGACAGAAAACCCAGACCTTTTGGCGAACCAGTACCTTGAGCTCTTCCATTCACAGTTCGACAATATCTTTCCATTTCAAATTCCGCAAAGCACATTGATTCCGAAAATTATTGATGCTGGCGAAAAGTTGAGTGATGCAAAGAGTAAATCGAAAATCATGGAACCGATAAAAGCATTGGCTGATTATGTAATTCATGCACACGAACAGGAGGCAGAATATGGCAAAACTCTCGCTGGCTAA
- a CDS encoding ParB/RepB/Spo0J family partition protein — MAKLSLANNPNKAQMTNTGSKQFAKMKMVDAIETADSFKTLFPIKADLLHTIVEDIKANGFDSSQPLIIWKEQCVLLDGHTRLAASKEAGLLQVPVVEHSFESEEDALQYAIHLQRDRRNLTDSELYFYVLAVDSKDKRGGDRKSKSSNDLFDPDAEQKKSSREVTAEKAGTSPVKVQKIRAIDEQATPEVKEKVASGELSINQAYNEVKKAKAKPSGQARKARQKKETVKPILSLSDTLAQSIETIQQSNYQRKKALEQIVADLNYRQHITESEMQKLLEIVRK; from the coding sequence ATGGCAAAACTCTCGCTGGCTAACAATCCTAATAAAGCTCAGATGACAAATACAGGCAGTAAGCAGTTCGCCAAAATGAAGATGGTTGATGCTATTGAGACTGCCGATTCGTTCAAGACTCTGTTTCCAATTAAGGCTGATCTGCTACACACTATTGTAGAGGATATAAAGGCGAATGGTTTCGATTCTTCTCAGCCGTTGATTATCTGGAAAGAACAATGCGTATTACTGGATGGACATACAAGGTTAGCCGCAAGTAAGGAAGCTGGTTTGTTGCAAGTGCCAGTAGTGGAGCATAGTTTTGAATCGGAAGAAGATGCTTTGCAGTACGCCATCCATTTGCAACGTGATCGGCGGAATTTAACTGACAGCGAACTCTACTTTTATGTGCTGGCAGTTGATTCAAAAGACAAGCGTGGCGGAGATCGAAAATCAAAAAGTTCAAATGATCTTTTTGATCCTGATGCAGAACAGAAAAAATCCTCTCGTGAAGTAACAGCAGAAAAGGCAGGAACATCACCAGTAAAAGTTCAAAAAATCAGAGCCATCGATGAGCAAGCTACACCAGAGGTAAAAGAGAAAGTTGCATCCGGGGAACTGTCTATCAACCAAGCGTACAATGAAGTCAAAAAAGCAAAAGCGAAACCATCTGGACAGGCAAGGAAAGCCAGGCAGAAAAAGGAAACTGTGAAGCCGATACTGTCACTGTCTGATACTCTTGCACAATCTATTGAAACCATTCAGCAGAGCAATTACCAGCGGAAGAAAGCACTGGAACAGATTGTCGCTGATTTGAATTACCGTCAGCACATCACAGAATCTGAAATGCAGAAGCTGCTTGAAATTGTTAGAAAGTAG
- a CDS encoding DUF6915 family protein produces the protein MKFEEHCQESIELFGAPWPEVHKWLDEFAGQEPYGMRHRHLRHHEEGIAEAGRLFGKDAEAVARQHILSDLKLEGWTESDPFPKNSEHYRKIGLW, from the coding sequence ATGAAATTTGAAGAGCACTGCCAGGAATCAATTGAACTGTTCGGAGCACCATGGCCTGAAGTTCACAAGTGGTTGGATGAGTTTGCCGGACAGGAACCGTATGGCATGAGACATCGACATTTACGACATCATGAAGAAGGTATAGCGGAAGCTGGCAGGTTGTTTGGCAAAGATGCAGAAGCAGTAGCACGGCAGCATATCCTCAGTGATTTGAAACTGGAAGGATGGACAGAGAGCGATCCATTTCCGAAGAACAGTGAGCATTATCGGAAGATTGGATTGTGGTGA